The DNA window CTCATCTGCTCTCCGACTCGCTGCCAGGAGCTGGTGACTACCATAATCACTCGCCGCAAGGAAGCTGCCACCTCGGAGACTTATACTAAACCAATCTTTGTGTGGGAACCAGTGCCCGATCTATGCAATCCagaccagcttctcaatcttACAAACACTCTGCCGCTTGTAGATGTCTGCAGCCCAAACCACAGCGAGCTTGCCGGCTTCATGGGCGACGATGGCCTGGACCCAGTGACGGGAGACATCTCCGTTCGAGCTGTTGAGCGCGCTtgcgagcagcttcttgataGCATGCCTCTCCAATCCTTCGCAATCGTCGTGCGAGCCGCTCACAAGGGCTGCTATGTTGTCAAGAATGGCGGTAGGAAACGTCGTCCCGGACAGAGCTCTAAATCGACAcgaaaaaagaattatacCAGAGGTGGCCTACGACCCGATATCGACATGACGGCCCTGTTGGCTGATCTCATCTGTGACGAAGATGGCTCAATCGCTCGCGAAGAGACTGAATTTGAAGTCGATCCTGGAGTCGAGCGATGGATCCCGGCTTACCATACGGATAAAACTAGTGTTGTTGACCCTACAGGCGGTGGAAACACATTTCTCGGGGGCCTATCGGTGGCCTTGGCTCGGGGGAAGAGCTACGAAGAAGCCACTGTTTGGGGATCCGTAGCGGCCAGTTTTGCCGTAGAACAAGTTGGCATGCCGACACTTGATCGACAGGATGACAGCACTGAGACTTGGAATGGATGCAATGTACTAGACCGACTGCGCAAGTTTGAGGAAAGACTTTAAATCATAGATCATATACCATTattattttgttttattcTCATCAACTTGTGAATCATGATTGCTCTAGACTTTTAACCTAGGCTTTTTTACCTTGTTATTTTCCTGACATGTCATCACCATATTCGTTCCCTCCAGGCCAATTAGCTCCCAAATCCATCCCAAACACCGGTAAAATCTTCATCAGTAGATCTCAAATCTTGTAGAttacatcaccatcaccaaacCTATTGCCTTGGTTAGCTAGAGGTCCTGATTAAGTAGCTGGCTTATGTTAAACTCACATGATGTgatttgcttcttccaattTCTTCAGCGCCAAAATTGCTTCTGGTCTGCCAAAGGCACCTCCTTCGCGGTCACCAATTCTATCGTTGATGGCATCGATCACCGCGGCGAGAGGAGCTGAGTCATCCTCGAAAATGTCGGTATTGAGCAATTGGCCAAGGTTGGTCCTGAAAGTTGACAGTCGCAGAGGGGCGAGACtggcttcttcaatctccaagTTGCTGGCAGCACTGGCCAAGttctcatcttcagcctctccCTGAGTCGGGAACAAGACCTGCGACGCAGGCAATGTTGACGCAAAGGAGCTTTGCGTATCCACCATTCCGTGAGGTGGTTGAGAGCTATTGCCTGGGGTCGTGGTCGCTCCCGATGCTTGGGATAAGCCATTTGAGTTTTGGCTTGTAGATCCGTTTGTGCCATTAAGCCTCGAAGAAGTTCTAGTCTGCATACGCGCAGTGGAATTTCGGGAATTGCTTCCATTCAGCTGGCTGGTCTGTTGGCTTTGCTCGTCGTGCCCGTCGTCGCTATCATCCTCATCGCTGTCATCACTGGATGAGACCACGCCAGTGGCTTGCGTCCGCCTGCGCTTTCTCCGCGAGTTATCCTCTACGATTTCTTTGAAGAGGGCAAATCGCAAGATACCCTCCGCAGCGACTGCATCTCGTTCCTCCACTCGACTTGAGAGTCGTGACTTGGCGTGGGCAGTGGCCAGTCGTATGATTGTCTCCAGACTACGGACGGTGAGCGGACTCGTTCGCCTCTGGTttccctccatctcgtcatTTCGAAGACCAACGTATATGTCGGCAATTCGATCCGATGCTTCCTGGGTAAGAACAGGCTTAATCCGCTTAGCATATTGAATATACTTCTTCATAAAGGGTATGCTAAGAATCTCGATTTTTTTGTTGGACCCTCGGCCCAATGTCCGGGTTACGCCTGAGTGCAGCATCGCGTCATATTTCTCATAAACATCTGTTGACTGTTGTGATCCGGCCTGAGTGTTGGCAGAGACGCCCAGTGACTGAGAGACTTGTTCACGAACAGGGGCGCCCTCTTCGCTGCCCGCCTGGCGGTACCTATGCATGCGTAATACATGCTCGGAAACTTGCCTGTCTCTGGCGTCGTCAATGTCATCAGTGACGACAAAGAGCAAATCGAAACGTGACAATAGGGAGTCTGGGAGTGCAATATTCCTGTGGGGGTCCTTGTGAGGATCATACTGCCCAAAGATGGGATTGGCAGCTGCGATGACAGAGCATCGAGCGTTCAGCGAAGTATGAATACCCGCCTTGGCGATGGTAACTGTCTGCTGCTCCATGACTTCGTGGATAGCCACTCGATCAATGTCTGACATTTTGTCAAATTCGTCAATGCAGACAACTCCTCTATCAGCCATGACCATGGCACCAGCCTCCAATTTGCGCTCTCCGGTCTCCTTATCAGTAGTAACGGCTGCCGTCAAACCAACTCCAGAAGAACCGCGACCTGTGGTAGCGATAGCCAGTGGTGCTGTGTTCAGGACAAATCGTAAGAGCTGAGATTTCGCAGTAGAGGGGTCGCCAACCATTAAGATGTTGATATCTCCTCTCAAATGGGTGCCATTCTCGAGGTTCTTCTCTACTCCTCCCAAAAGCATGAGCAGAATGGCCTTTTTAACATAATCATGGCCGTAAATACTCGGAGCAAGAGACTGCGACAGAAGCCCGAGAAGGTCCTTCTTTTTGGCAACTTTGTTGATATTTCGGATGTCTGTATCGGTAATCGACGCAGTGGCTAGCCCACCACTGGATTTGGACGATAAAAGAACTACGTTATTAGCAAGAACAACTGTCTTGAATAACGCGCTATTGTGGTTGGCGTTTCTATTTCCCAGGGTACGGAAGATGCCGACAAGTTGGATTCGGTCACCAGGCTTTACCTGATCAACCAAATCATCATCCAAAATAACGTCAACGCCTCGAGGAAGCTGACCGGCGGGCGCTCGTTCAGGCATCTCCTGGATCGAAATCGTCTGATGATCACGATATGTGCAGAATCCATATTCCGTAGTAAGGGGATTTCCTTCATCGTCCTCTTGTGGATAGACGCTAGATGTGGTCACGCCGTTGGTCATAGTCTGGTCTTGGTATTCTCGAAAATGGAATTTGTCTTTGGTCTCGTTGTAGTGAACGCTTCGTACGACCTTGGGCCGGATGAGAGAGCATCTCGTCACAATACCCTCAACAGAAACCATATGGTTCAAGTGCTGAGATGACAGCGTGCGAGGGTTACAGGCATTGAGACCAAAGTTTCCAGCCCACGCGCAGTAGTAAACGGTATCCCTCGCCGTTTGGTCAGGCCGGGCTTGAGGCAGCGTTTGCACGATCTCCTTGAGGGCATGGTTAAAAGCAAGAGTGCAGTCGAAGGGCTTCTGAAGTATTTCTTGCGCTAACTCTGGGTTGTGATCTCGGACGTGGTCTATGTTGACAGTAAGGCGGCGCTGGTTCTTGCGTAACATCAAGATGATGTCCGCTCTATAACTTCGAGCATGGGGATCGTCTTGAACAAGATTAGCGAAAGTGCAAACATGTGAAGGGATGCCTGCTATTCGTACTAGGAACCAGAAACTCCTCTGCTTGACGAATACGGTCACGCACGCCGTCGTCTTGAAGCATGAAGGAATCCATCGTGGGCTGCTGTGTTTAAACGAGCGACCGAATTAAGGCATATACGCAGCCGGAGGGATGCTTTCACGAGCTGCGTCGCGTTGAATCGATCTCTAAATTTCGCTGCCCTGCAATATCCGCTTTCTGGGGGGGGCAGGTACCTGCAACGTAGGTACCTGTTTGGCCTCCGGCCATTTAGCACGGGCTCAGGTACCTTTTAGCGCGCATGTGCAATCCTATAATTAGTGCGGCGCCACTACCAGACAGCGAATCTCACCAGACTTGATAGTACTCCAGCAGGTGTCGCCGCAGCGCACTAGCGCGCAGCATGGGGCAGCCATGCTTGGATGTACACGGTACCTACCCGGCATGTATGCTGTCTCATCAGATGGTGGGGGGGCATGCCAGTTCTAGTATAACGTGTGCGTGGCCAAGAGCTGCGACAGAAGGAGACCGTCTCTCCATTGCTCTGTAGTAGAGATGTATACACGGAGTCCTAGCCTAGcaactctcttttcccctatTCCCTATGACGGAAAAGAGGCCAAAGGCTCCGAGATAGAGATCTTCGCGAGGTCTTTGGAGTTTAATTAACCAAAGACTGCCGGGTCCGCTGGCGACCCATGCCCTCCGCTACGACGAAGGAGAGTCTTGCCACTGTAGCTAAACACTGATGAGCAGCCTTTGTCCAACTCGAGAGCTACCCTCGACCATTGGTGGTCACTATGGCCAACCGCAATGTTCCTGGAATATCGTCGCCGCATCaatcctcatcctctccggGGCCCTTGGCTGGAATCACGGGTTCTGGGTCGGTTCGGTCGCGCAATCGCCGTCCTCCTAATGGCAGCAGCCGTACCAACTCCGAAAGTCTGCTAGGGAACCATGACGAAAACACATCTCGGCTGGCTCAGGAtgccaaaggcaaacaaaGCTCGCCCAGCCTGGGACAGGTCTTTGGTGGCTCCTGGGCGCAGAGCTGGTCATCAGTCCAAGGTCTtgctgcctctcttctctctggCACAGAAAGTCCGGGCGACATGCCCCAGCCGCGACCGCATCCTCAACCGGAGGACAACTTTGCCTCGTCCCTTTGGAACCGAGTCCCGTCAagcgccggcggcaacgCCAGCGCGAGTTTCAAAGCAATGGGCTCCTCCAGTTTACCCAGCCAAAGGGCGGCCAACAGAGTTGCGACTGGATCATCAGACCACCGAGAGGCCGCACTGAAAACTGCCAAGAGAGCAAGCGTTTTGGAAAACAATCAAGGATTTGGTGGAGGAATAGACATCACAGGAAGGTATAAGCGCCGAACCTCGGACGAAATTACCTCAGAGATCTCGCAACCGGAAGAATATCTTGTGTACATTCACAAAATCCTGCCAACCGATACATATGCCGGGATCATCCTCCGATATAAGTGCTTGGAGGATGCGTTCAGGAAGGCCAATGGGCTCTGGTCCAGGGACAGCATACAAATCCGAAAATGGGTCATTATTCCCGTCGACACCTGCGAGGTACGGGGACGTCCTTGTGATCCGCCGCTCAGCAGTCAACAACGTAATGCTATAGAAGTTCCTCCAGCGACGTCATCGGAGGTGTTTGGATCAGTGACACCGGAAAATACGTCCTTTAGCAATCTCGAACCATTCAGCGAAAGAGCCAGACCGGAAGATGAGAGCACAGAAAAAGAGGCCGTGCCCTGGTCGCACGTCAAATGGGTCAAGATAGACTCGCTGCCTGAGCCAGTGGAAATTGGGCGCATCGCGCGTCAGAAAATGGGCTACTTCCCACCGCGGAGGAAAAAGACTGGCAGGaccgtttctttttcatcatcgccacGGCAGAGCCTTGAGACTTCGGCTTATGGTGCGGACCAGGTGGATCAGCCATTGTCTAGGCGACAGAGCTCGATAGGCGACCGGCCAACACTACTCGAAAGACGTCAATCCACCCACagccatggagatgatgatgtgcTAGGTGCGAGGCCAGCTTGGATGCGCCGCCCTGGCGGCGTCGGCTCTATGAGTAGAAGTGTTCGAGCTCCCGGCCCAGACAAAGACTACTTCAATTCGTGGGCTAAGAAACATCTCCCCGGCCTTCACATGGACGACATACCGTCCATGTCTGTAATGGGATCAGAAATGGCGCGCATTGGATTTGATCGCGATCTTGCAGGGATCGTAGAGGGCTCTTTCGAAGAGGGGGGAGATACAACGTCGCCTCTCCATCAGAACAATGGCCTCGACaaagccgcagccgcagttgAGACCTGGCTTCGAACCGCCTGGTCCAAACGCCACATGGCTCCGTTGATTGGTAGCTCATCATCACGACCGGGAAGCTCAAGCGGGCAGGATATTGGAGATTTGATAGAGTTGATGAACACTCCAGGTGCTGAGGACACTCCGCGCCCCAACATATTTGATTCACAGGTACCCCCGTCATCACTTGGAAGTAAGGCAGATGACGGTTCTAGCATAAAGCGATGAGGATAGAATTTAAGCAAGCAAATGACCAGTCTATATCTGGCTTCAGAGTACTTTGCATGTATGCATATTTAAAGGATTAGAATTACTTCATTTATAAGCATGTTATTTGTGTCTAGGTAACTGTGCGGAACACGCTCTTAGATAGGTAGGCTAGGCACTGATATTAAGTCATTTATTATAGATATGATATTTGAGAACCAGTGATACGAATTCTGGCCTTCCACAGCCCGGTATGGTATCTACATTTTAACTACCCGTGTAGGGAATATAGATGCGACGCTCAAGGGAATACCGAAATGCCATTTTAGGGAATCCAGCATTCTTtgcgagaagaaaaatggcaatggcaaggcACGATGTTGTCAAACTCAGTGCTAATCAAATATTACATGAAATTCAGATTGAATtagctagttatttaatCACTTTTACGTTGTTTCTATCAAGATTCGCGAAGCTTGAGCCGTCGAGTCCCCTGCTCTACCAATACGTCACCGAACATGGCGCGTAGCCACAGGCTCTAACAGGCAGTACTAAATAAGGTACTTCCACCCTAGCTGGGTGCAGCAACTTGCATCACTACTTCACATCGCCTACCAACGGCTCTTTGGCGCATCTAAGAAACACCACGTTCtggaacaagaaaaagaaatccaaTTTCAACATTCTACAGCTTGCATTGAGCGATTCCAGGTTATAAACCAAGACAAGAACAATGCGCGAtcggcc is part of the Trichoderma atroviride chromosome 1, complete sequence genome and encodes:
- a CDS encoding uncharacterized protein (EggNog:ENOG41); this translates as MANRNVPGISSPHQSSSSPGPLAGITGSGSVRSRNRRPPNGSSRTNSESLLGNHDENTSRLAQDAKGKQSSPSLGQVFGGSWAQSWSSVQGLAASLLSGTESPGDMPQPRPHPQPEDNFASSLWNRVPSSAGGNASASFKAMGSSSLPSQRAANRVATGSSDHREAALKTAKRASVLENNQGFGGGIDITGRYKRRTSDEITSEISQPEEYLVYIHKILPTDTYAGIILRYKCLEDAFRKANGLWSRDSIQIRKWVIIPVDTCEVRGRPCDPPLSSQQRNAIEVPPATSSEVFGSVTPENTSFSNLEPFSERARPEDESTEKEAVPWSHVKWVKIDSLPEPVEIGRIARQKMGYFPPRRKKTGRTVSFSSSPRQSLETSAYGADQVDQPLSRRQSSIGDRPTLLERRQSTHSHGDDDVLGARPAWMRRPGGVGSMSRSVRAPGPDKDYFNSWAKKHLPGLHMDDIPSMSVMGSEMARIGFDRDLAGIVEGSFEEGGDTTSPLHQNNGLDKAAAAVETWLRTAWSKRHMAPLIGSSSSRPGSSSGQDIGDLIELMNTPGAEDTPRPNIFDSQVPPSSLGSKADDGSSIKR
- a CDS encoding uncharacterized protein (EggNog:ENOG41), which translates into the protein MGSHTGADADPKAVSEQESEHHAGIDFVTFGMLIIDDIDFPDPKPPQKDILGGGGSYAALGARLFSPPPLSSTVGWIVDQGSDFPPSVTTLIDSWETSALMRHDPERLTTRGWNGYGGTDDKREFKYLTPKKRLTSDDLSPEQLQSKSFHLICSPTRCQELVTTIITRRKEAATSETYTKPIFVWEPVPDLCNPDQLLNLTNTLPLVDVCSPNHSELAGFMGDDGLDPVTGDISVRAVERACEQLLDSMPLQSFAIVVRAAHKGCYVVKNGGRKRRPGQSSKSTRKKNYTRGGLRPDIDMTALLADLICDEDGSIAREETEFEVDPGVERWIPAYHTDKTSVVDPTGGGNTFLGGLSVALARGKSYEEATVWGSVAASFAVEQVGMPTLDRQDDSTETWNGCNVLDRLRKFEERL